In Planctomycetota bacterium, the genomic window GTACCACGCCGCGCGGAAGAAGTGAATGCCGCGGATCTTCTGGTTCATCAGCAGCGCCGCCAGCAGCGCCAGGATCTGCCCGCCCGGCACCACAATGATCGTGTAGTACAGGGTGACCTTCAGGCTGGCGATAAAGCGCTCATCGTGACCAAGCAGCTGGCGATAGTTGCCCCAACCAACCCAGGTGGCCTGGTCAAGCGTGCTCACGCCGCGCCACTTGGCGAAACCCAGCAGCAGACTCATGACGATGGGAAAGGCCATGAAGACGATGAAGCCCAGCACCCAGGGAGAGACCAGCAGCCAGCCCCAGCGAGCCTCGCGAGTGGCGCCGAGATCGCCGTGCGGTCGCAATGCGAACCAGGCCAGGATGGCGATCGCGATGAAGGCGCAGAGTGAAAGCGCCCAGCCCAGCGGCGCCCAGGGGAAGGGCTCGAACCCGGCGCGTGCCAGGGGGCTCGTCGTTTCCGCAGTCCACATCCGGTTGAAATCATCCACCGATTGCTGCACGGTTTGATCGCCCACCTTCAAGGAGCGGTCAAGCGTGGCGCCAAGCAACTGCTCAAAGCGAGGATTCGCCGGCCAGTCCACCACCTGTGCGGCCGGAGCGGGATCGAGAAAACCCTGGTTGTTCAGCGGCTTCTTGCTTGCATCCAGGAAAGCGGGGCTTTCCGCGACCGAGCGGATGGTCGGAATCGCAAGGCCCAGCTTCGCGCCGCTGATCTGCGCCTCCGGTCCCGTGAGCCAGCGGATCAATTTCCACGCCGACTCCTTGTTGCGGCTCTGCTTGGCCATGGACCAGGAGACGGTGGCGATGACATTGCCCTCCGCCGCGCCGCGCGGCAGCGGCGCGTAGTCCCAGTCGAAGTCGCGGATGCGCCGGTACTCGGGCACCACCCAGCGCCCGAAGGGTCCGGCCATGCCCACGCGTCCAGTGGTGAATACCGCCACGCCGGTGGCGAGCTTGCTGCGGCCGCTGGTGAGCGTGTTGGTCTCATCCTGGCGCCAGGAGCGCAGGCGATCCAGCACTGCCTTGACCTTGGGATCGTCCAGTCGCGGGTCGTCGTAATCGGCGCCGCGCACCTCAAGTCCCTCGCTGCGCAGATAGGCGCGGACCATCATCGGCCAGGTCACGAATTCGCTGCCGATGCAGGGATCGCCGTTGGCATTCTTCAGCTTGGCGATGGCCCGCGCGTCGGCAATGTATTCATCCCAGGTCCAGCCTTTGGAGGGGAAGGCGAGCCCGGCCCTGCGGAAGAGATCCTTGTTGTAGTAGAAGCCGACGGTGGTGAAGTCCTTGGGGATTCCGTAGAGCGGGCCGCTGCCCGCGGACTTTCCGTCGAACCGGAAGGCGGCCACGGTGGTCGGGTAGAAGTCCTCCAGCTTGATCCGCTCCTCGACGGCGCCTGCCTGATCGAGTTCCAAGTATTTGTCGAGCGGTTCGACCAGCCCCATCTCCGAAAAACCGGCGACGCGCTCGGCGCCGACATAAAAAACATCGGGCGGCTCCCCCGAGGCGAGCATGGTCTGCAGCTTGGTGTAGAAGCTTGCGGCATCACCGGGATTGATGCGGCGAACGCGGATGCCGGGATTTCGGGCCTCGAAGCTCCTCAAGCTGTCGTCGACGATGCGGTCCTCCTCGGGGCCGCCCTCGCCCGACCAGTGCATCACCACCAGCTCCTGCTTGATCTGTGCGGCTTGGCGCCAGTGCGTCCAGAGCCGCAAGCCCACCCGGCCGAAACTCCAGGCCACCAGCGCGACGGCCGCGAACGCGAAGAACCCGCGGGCGAGGCTCGCAATGGATTGCCGGAGTGCTCTACCGCGAGGCATCGAATGAGTATATGGTTCGCAAACTGATCCATGCGTCGTGCCACTCGCCTCATCGCCTTTCGGCTCCTCTCGATCGCGGCGATCGGATCGTTGTGCTTCGCGGCGCGCATAGCGCCGCCGGAGGAGTTTCCACCGAAGGCGCCGATCGTCGCCAAAAGCGCGGAGCCGATTCCGGGATCGCTGCCACCCTCCTTGACCGCCGTGAAAGCCGCGGGCAAGCGCTGGCGGGTCGACTTCACCTTCAAGCCGCAGGAGCCGAATCCCAAAAGCGTTTCGCTCGCGGGAAGTTTCAACACATGGAACAAGCTGGCGACTCCGATGCGCCGCGCTCCCGATGGCGCCTGGACGGCGAGCGTGGAACTGCCCGAGGGCGTCACGCTCTACAAGTTCGTCGTCGACGGCGAGCAATGGTTCGCGGATCCGGCGAATCCCGAGGGCGATCCCGACGGAAACGGCGGCCGGAACTCGGTGCTGCGACTCGGTGATGCGGCGTTGCTCCGGCAGGCGCAGGGCGTTCGCGGCGATGGCAAGATCAACGCCGCCGCGCTGGGCCACGATCCCGCCCGCGCCCAGGACCGGGAGCATCGGCGCGACGACTCCTGGGCGATCCGCTACCGCACCCTCGCGGAGGACGTGGATTCAGTAAACTTGGCGACCCGCGAACTCGGCTCTTTCCCCATGCGGCGCGTCGGGCGGCTCGACTCGTTTGACTGGTGGGAAGTTGTTCTTCCCAGACCCCGTTCGCGGACGGACTACACCTTCCTCATCTCCGACGGAGCCACGCAATTGCGCGACGCCGAAATCTATTCCCTCGACCCCGCGGCCGCCTCCTCCTTCGTCACGCCCGACTGGGCCAAGAACGCGGTCTGGTACCACATCATGGTCGACCGCTTCCGCAACGGCGATGCCTCCAATGATCCGCAGAACACCCGTCCCTGGCGGAGCGAGTGGTACGCGACCAGCCCCTGGGAAGGCGCCAACGGCGAGACCTTCTACAACCACTTCGTCTTCGGCCGCATGTACGGCGGCGACATCGCCGGCATGACGCAGGCGCTGCCCTATCTCAAGGAGCTGGGCGTGAACGCGCTCTACCTGCTGCCGATGTTCGAGGCCAGCACGCCGCACAAGTACAACGCGACCAACTACCTCCACATCGACGACGCCTTCGGAAAGCAGGGCGGCTACGCCAAGGCCGCGGCCGTCGAGGACTTGCTGGATTCCAAGACCTGGACCTGGACTGAAAGCGACAAGCAATTCCTCGCCTTCCTGAAGGAGGCCAAGAAGCAGGGCTTCAAGGTGATCATCGACGGTGTCTTCAACCATGTCGGCACCCATCATCCGGCCTTCCTCGACGTGAAGAAGAATGGCCGCGAGAGCCGCTTCGCGGATTGGTTCAACATCAAGAGCTGGGATCCCTTCGACTATGAGGGTTGGTTCGGTCACAGCGAGCTGCCGACCTTCCGCAAGGACGAGGAGCATGGCATCGCCAGTGACAGCGCGCGCAGGCACATTCTTGAAGTCACGCGGCGCTGGATGGATCCCAACGGCGACGGCGATCCGAGCGACGGCATCGACGGCTGGCGCCTCGATGTGCCCAACGAGATCCCGATGTCCTTCTGGCGCGAGTGGCGCACGCTGGTCAAGAAGATCAACCCCCAGGCCTACATCACCGGCGAGATCTGGACGCGGGCCGACGCCTGGCTGGACGGCAACGCCTTCGACGCGGTGATGAACTACGAGTTCTGCAAGCCGGCCATCGAGTGGATCATCAACCGCACGACCCGGATCACGCCGAGCGAGCTGGATGCGCACCTGGCCAAACTTCGGCTGGCCTATCCGGCCGAGGCCACGTATGCGATGCAGAATCTGCTGGACAGCCACGACACCGACCGGATCGTCAGCATGGCGCGCAATCCCGACCGCGTCTACAACGAGAACAACCGCGAGCAGTCGGTGACGACCTACGACGCCTCCAAGCCCCGCGAGGAGGACTACCGCCGCGTGAGGCTGCTGGCCCTGCTGCAGATGACCTACGTTGGCGCGCCGATGATCTGGTATGGCACCGAGGCGGGCATGTGGGGCTCGGGCGATCCCAACAACCGCAAGCCGATGCTGTGGAAGGATCATGAGCCCTACGAGCAGCCCGAAGACAACCATGTCATGGGCGAGCAGCTGGCCTACTACAAGAGCGTGACGGCGCTGCGCAACAATCACTCGGCGCTGCGCACCGGCTCCTTCCAGACGGTGCTGACCGACGACGCGAAGAATGTCTGGGTCTTCCTGCGCAGCGACGCGAGCGAGCAGGTCCTGGTCGCCTTGAACGCGAGCGACCAGGGGGCCATGGTCGAGTTGCCCGCGGAGATCGGCGAAGGTTGGTCCCTGATCTTCGGATCGCAGGTGGAAAAGACGAAGTTCCCCGCCGTGACGATCCCAGCCACCGCCGGCTGCGTGTGGGTCCGTCCCGCTCCCAAATGACGCGCGGAAAAATCGTAGGATCGCAGCGTGTCAACCTCCATCTTTGACCATCGTCAAGCCGGCGTGTTGCTGCACCTCGGCAGCGTGCCCGGTCCACACGGCATCGGCGACCTGGGTCCGCAGGCCTTCCGCGTGGCCGACTGGATCGCCGCCTCGGGCTCGACCCTGTGGCAGATGCTTCCGGTGGGACCGGTCGGCAAGGGGGACTCGCCCTATTCGGCGACCAGCAGCTTTGCGATCGAGCCGCTCTTCCTCAGCCTGGAAGAACTGGCACGCAAAGGATTGCTTTCAAGGGAATCGTTGAAGGCGCCCGCTTCCCTTGGCCGCGGCAAGACTGATTACACAAGAGCTCGCGCCTTCAAATGGCCGCGTTTCCTTGAGGCATTCGAGCGATTCACCCGGAAAGGGGGAATTCGCAGCGCGAGCTTCCAGAAGTTTCGCCGCGATCATCGCAACTGGCTGCCCGGCTGGTGCGACTTCGCCTCGCGGCAGGATGGCCGCGAGCCCGCGCTGCACGCCTTCGTGCAATTCATGTTGGCCGAGCAATGGCAGCGGCTGCGCCGGCACTGCTCCAAACGTGGCGTGCATCTGATCGGCGACCTGCCCATTTTCGTGAGCCTGGACTCCGCGGATGTGTGCGACCACCCCGAGCTCTTCCGCCTGGACGCGAAGGGACGCCCCGAGGTGGTGACCGGCGTGCCTCCCGATTGCTTCTCGAAGGATGGCCAGCTCTGGGAGCATCCGCACTATCGCTGGCCCGCGCATCGCCGCCAGCGCTTCGCATGGTGGATCAGCCGCGTCAGGATCGCCCTGAATCGCTTCGACGCGCTGCGCATCGACCACTTCGTGGGGTTGAATCACGCCTATGAAATACCCGGCGCCGCCAGGACGGCGCGAAAGGGCGAGTGGCGGCCGACGCCCGGCCGTGAACTCCTGACCGCGATCCGCAAAAAACTCGGCGTGCTTCCGTTGATCGCCGAGGATCTGGGGGCGCTGACACCCGCGGCCGAAAAATTGCGCGACGACTTCGGCCTGCCCGGCATGAAGCTGCTGCACAACGCCTTCTACGGGCCGAACTCGGGCGACCTTCCCCACCGGCATCCGAAGCGCAGCGTGATCTATCCCGGCACACACGACAACGACACCACGCGTGGCTGGTGGCAGGGGCTCGCGCCCCCGGCGCGCGCCCGATTCCTCGCCCTCTCCGGTGCGGATTCATCCCGGCCCGAAAAAGCCATGATCCGCATGGCCTACGGCAGCCCCGCCAACACCGCCATCGTTGCGGCGCAGGACCTTTTGGGACTGGAACGCCGCGATCGCATGAACGTGCCCGGGGTCGCCGTCGGAAACTGGTCCTGGCGGCTGGAACCGGGGGCCTTGAGGGCGCCCATGGCGGCGCGGCTGCGAAAATTGGCCCTGGATTCCGGACGGCTTGCACTGTGACGCATTTTCGGCGAAGGTGATCGGCTATGGCTCATCCCGACACTCCCTCGGCCAAGATGCGATCGAACCTCTCCCCGGCGACGGTCACGCCATTGAAAAGGAAGCCCGCCTCGCAGAAAGTTGCCATCACGCCAAAGGACGCCAAAGCGCTTGAAGGCCTCGAGCGAGATCTGCACAACATCGCCGCCGACCTCTGGTGGTCCTGGAACGAGATCGGTCGGCGCCCCTTCGCGGCGCTTGATCCCTCCACGTGGGAGGCCTCGGGGCACAATCCGCTGGCCGTGCTGGCCCGGCTGGACCATTCCATGTTCGCCACGCGCTGCCAGGAGCCGGAGTTCGTCGGCATGATCCGCGCCGCCCGCGACGCCCAGAAGATCTATCACTCCACCGAGCCCTGGTTCGAGCGCACCGCGCCCGCCGGCAGCTCCACGCTGCATGTGGCCTATTTTTGCAGTGAGTTCGCCATCCACGAGAGCCTGCAGCAGTACGCCGGCGGACTCGGCGTGCTGGCCGGTGACCACATGAAGAGCGCCAGCGACCTGGGCGTGCCGATCACCGGAGTCGGGCTTCTCTACCAGCGCGGCTACTACCTGCAGCAGCTGCGGACCGACGGTTCGACGCGGGTGATCGAGCCCTACTGGTCGACCGAGCAGATGCCGTTGACCGATGAGAAGCTGGTCATCCGGGTTCCGCTGGGCAACCGGAAGGTCCGCGCCAAGATCTGGTCGATGCGGATCGGACGCGTCCGAATCATGCTGCTGGACACCGATCTCAAGGCCAACAAGAAACGCGACCGCCGACTGACCGAGGGCCTCTACAAGGGCGAGCCGGCGCTGCGGCTGCGCCAGCAGGTGCTGCTGGGCGTCGGCGGCGTGATTGCACTGCGCGAGCTCAGGCTCAAGCCGACCGTCTTCCACCTGAACGAGGGCCACGCGGCCTTCGCCTCGGTGACCCGGCTGGCGGCGCTGGTCGATGATGGCGTCTCCATCGAGAAGGCCATTGAGCAGGTCCGCGGCAGCACGGTCTTCACCACGCACACCCCGGTGCCCGCGGGACACGACCGCTATGACGCCGAGGAGGTTGCCGACCTCATGGAACCCTGCTGGAAGAAGGCCGGCCTGGCCCGGCGCGCCTTCCTGGAGATGGGCTCGGAGAATCCCAACGATCCCAAGGCGACCTTCTGCATGACGGTGCTCGCCCTTCGCACCGCCCAGTTCGTCAACGGCGTCGCGGCGCTGCACGGACGGGTGAGCCGCGAAATGTGGCAGGGGGTCTTCGGGGCCGCCGACGCGGCGCTGGTGCCGATCGGCCATGTCACCAACGGCGTCCATGCCCGCACCTGGCTCGCCCCCGAGGCCGAGGCCTTCTGGAAAAAGCACATCGGCCTGGATCTTGATCGCATCGAGACCGGCGAAGATCCCTGGAAAAGTGTTCCCAACGTCGACCCCGCGGCTCTCTGGCAGCTGCGAAGCGACCTGCGCAATCGCCTGGTCCACTTCATCCGCGAACGGCTGCTCATGCAGGCGATGCGTCGCGGCGACGCGCCGGATCCGGCCCTGCGTTCCCTCCACGCCTTCGATCCCGCGGCGCTGACCATCGGCTTTGCCCGCCGCTTCGCCACCTACAAGCGGGCCCCCCTGATCTTCCGCGACGCGGAGCGTCTGCGCCGCATTTTGGGCGATGCCAAGCGGCCGGTTCAGATCGTCTTCGCGGGCAAGGCCCATCCGCGCGACAAGGATGGCCAGGCCTACGCAGCTCAGGTGCATCACTGGGCGACGGAGTCCGGCTTCGAGGGGCGCATCGTGCTGCTGGAGGAGTACGACATGCATGTCGGCCGCATGCTGGTGAGCGGCTGCGACGTCTGGTTGAATAATCCGCTGCGGCCCTACGAGGCCAGCGGCACCAGCGGCATGAAGCCCCCCATGCATGGCGGAATCAACCTGAGCATCCTGGATGGCTGGTGGCCCGAGGCCTGTGACGGCACCAACGGCTGGGCGATCGGCGATGGCCGCGAGGGGACCGATCGCGAGGAGCAGGATCGGATCGACGCGGAGAGCCTCTACGGCCTCCTGGAGAACGAAGTGGTGCCCGACTTCTTCGATCGAGATCACGGCGGTGTGCCCCAGCGCTGGCTCCAGCGCTGCATCCGAAGCGCGGCGACCATTCCCGGCCGGTTCAATTCCCACCGGATGGTGGCGGAATACCTGGAGAAGTCCTATCTGCCGGCGCTGGAAAGCTCGAAGCAGAAATAGTCCGCAAAAAGAAGAAACCCCGCCTTTGAAAGCGGGGTCTCTTGAAATCACTCCAAACCCGTATTGCGTCAGTGAAACGCGAGGCAAGTCCGCCTCGCAAGTGATGCTTTACGCCCGACGACGCTTGCCGAGAAGACCTGCGAGTCCGACCAAGGCGATGGCGCCTGGAGTCGGAACCGGGACAACGCGGTAGTCAAGGTATTCGCCGGCGGTGCTCGCCTCGCCCCAGCCACTGGTCGCTGCCGTGGCTCGGCTCAGGTGATCCACACCGGGATCATTGCCGCCGCCGCTTGTTGCCACATCAAAGTACATGTGGTCGCCGGCACTCAACCCAAGCGAAGCGAGGGAGACCGTCCAGGAGACCGTGTTGCCGCTCACCGAGTTGGTGAAGGTCTGCGATCCGCCCCAATCCCAGCCGCCGCCATTGAAGGCGACATTCTGGCTGTTGTCGGTGGGCTGGTCGATCCAGCTGCCGATGAAGTGGTTGGCGTTGCCGCCATTCTGATTGATCGGGCGCGACCAGGCATTGCTGCCGTCGCCGTTGCCAGCGGTTCTGATGAGGATCATGAATTTGGACCAAGACGCAAAGCCGCGCGTGGTCACGGCGAAGGTGATGCTCGAAGCATCGTTCGTCACGGAGACGCTCGAGATGTCGAGGTTGGCCAAGCCACCATTGTCGAAGAGATCATTTTCCGCGTCGACATAGACATCGGCGAAAGAAGAACTCGCTGCGAGACAGGCGACCGTTGCGGCAATCTTGAAAGTGTTCATACGGGAAGGCTCCAATGCGCCGCTAATGAACGCGCGGCTTGACGCCCTTCACCATTCTCCAACAGGTCTCAATAATGCCACATGCGGGGACCGTTGCAACTCGAAAGCCCGATTTTCCAGAAAAAATGCCTTAATAATTTCCCGCCGCGACGGATCTAAGGCCGCCATTTGCTCCGAGATGAGCCCTGCCTTTGCAAAAACCGGGTGTCGGCTCGGAAATGACGGGTCAGGAACAGGTCCAGTCGTAGTCAAGCAGGAGCACGCCAACATCGCCGCCGTCGACCTCGCCGCTTCCGTCCAAGTCGCTGGCGCAGCCGGGGCAGGGGCCGAAGTCAAGCAGCAGCAGGCCGAGATCCCCCGAGTCGACTACGCAGTCTCCGTTGAGGTCCGATGGATTGCCCTGGCTCGCTCCATCCTGGCTGTAGACGATGAAGGAATACGCACCCGCGTTGAAGTTGCCGCTGTAGGGCATCCCGTCATAGGGGCCTCCATCAGCCTCGATATCCACGCAGAGCGTGTTCGCGTAGTCGCTCGAGTAGCCATTCCAGTCGCTGTTCATCCGGCAGCGCCACATGCCGGGACGGGGCAGGCCGATCCGGTAGTTGGTCAGCGGCCAGGTGCTGAAGTTCGCCAGCACCACCACATCGTCGCCGCCGCCGCCATTCTCCCAGCGATGCCAGGCGATGACCTTGTTCCAGTCGTTCACATGGAAGACATTGGTGCTGGCGCCGGTCAGGCCGCGGGTTTCCCCGTTCAAATTGCGCCGCAGCGCGATCATGTCCTTGTAGAGCTGCAGGATGCCGGCGTAGGTCGTGGTCTTGCTCCAATCCAGCGGATCGTTCGGATCGAAGTAGCCATCCTCAAGAAACTCCTGGCCCATGAACATCATGGGAATGCCGGGGCTGAAAAAGGCGACCGCCGCGGCGAGCGTGCTGCGCTTGCGGGCATACCAGTTGCCCGGCGCAGCGGGGCTGATCTCGGAGGGCACGCGGCTCTTGCCGTTGGCGTCCTCGTCGTGGCTCTCGGTGTAGATGATGCGCTGGGTGTGGACGCCGTTGTAATTCTGCAGAATGATGTCGCGCACGGAGGCCATGCTGCGGTTGGCGTCGCTGGTTTCCTCGACGACGCTGCGGATGCTGTGCACGAACCAGTCCCACTGGGTGTCGAAGCCGGCGCCGCCCGCTCCGGTGGGCTTGGTGACCCAGTCGTTATCGTCGAAATCCTCGGCGATTGACAGCTTCCCGGGATAGGCCGCGTCGATCTCGTTGTTGCACCACTGCAGCAGGCTCCAGCCCTCGGGAATGTCGATGCCGAATTGGTCGGTCCGGCGGATGTACTTGGTGCCATCCCAGCGCAGGCCGTCCATGCGGAACTCGTCCAGCCACATCATGGCGTTGTCGCGGATGTACTGGCGCACCTCGCCGCGCGAATAGTCCATTCGGGTGTTGCCCCAGGGGGTCGTGGCGTGGGTGGTGTCGTTGTAGAAGAAGATGCCGCCCAGGTTGTTGGCGTTCCAGCCGTCGAACTTCCACATGTCCAGGTCGTTGGGGCCGAGGTGGTTGTAGACGACGTCGTTGAGCACGGCGATCCCGCGGGCGTGGCACTCGTCGACGAATTTCTTCAAGTCGTTCGGGTTTCCGTAAATGCTTTCGACGGAGAAGGGATAGCTGAGGTTGTAGCCCCAGGAGAGATCGCCGGGAAACTCGTTGATCGGAAGCAGCTCCACGCAGTTCACGCCGAGCGACTGGATGTGATCCAGCTTGGCGATCGCATCGATGAAGGTGCCGGGGGCGGAGCCGTCGGGAACCCAGAAGGCCCCGATGTGCATCTCGTAGATGATCAGCTCGTTCCAGTTGTCAATCTGGAAGTTGTTGTTGACCCAGGTGTAGGAATTCGGGTCGTACACCACGCTGTTGCCGACGCTGTTGGTCAGGCGGCGGGCGCGAGGATCATTCTTCTGGGTGTAGACGTTGTTGTACTTCACCGCGAACTTGTACTGGGCGTTGGCGACGACGTTGGGGACGTCGCCCGACCACCAGCCGTTGCCCTCGCTGCCGAGCATGTGCGCCGTGTTGCTGTAGAAGTTGAAGGAGCCGGCCACGCTCACGGCCTGGGCGTTGGGGGCCCAGGTTCGGAAGGTGACCCCCTTGTTGGAGGAGCTCACGAAGTAGGGGATGGCGCCCACGCCGGGCCGGCTGGAGGGCGAGAGTTGCGCGGCGAAGGCGCTGGACAGACAGACCGCTGCGACGAGGGCGGCGAACACGTTGGCGGCGATGGAGTGTTTCTTGGTGGGCATCAACAAGTGGTCTTTCAGGGCTGACGGGTCTGTCCATCAACATAATCCGAAAACACCGGAAGGCGAGGTCTTTCCTGCATTTTCGCGGACTTTGGAACTATAGCCTTATCCCAATGCCATCTCGCGCATTATTTGGACGCTAATTGATTTTTCCGGGCAGCAGCATTTTCTTGATGTTGTAGAGATCGACATCGGTGTCGGGCAAATCCGGATAGGCGCCATTGCTGAATTGAGCTTGCAAGTCGCCGTTGATCATTTCCGGGCTTTGACTCTGGTAGAGGACCGTGTGGCCATCCACGAGGACCATGTTGAAGGCGCCGGAGTTCCACACGGCAG contains:
- a CDS encoding extracellular solute-binding protein, translated to MPRGRALRQSIASLARGFFAFAAVALVAWSFGRVGLRLWTHWRQAAQIKQELVVMHWSGEGGPEEDRIVDDSLRSFEARNPGIRVRRINPGDAASFYTKLQTMLASGEPPDVFYVGAERVAGFSEMGLVEPLDKYLELDQAGAVEERIKLEDFYPTTVAAFRFDGKSAGSGPLYGIPKDFTTVGFYYNKDLFRRAGLAFPSKGWTWDEYIADARAIAKLKNANGDPCIGSEFVTWPMMVRAYLRSEGLEVRGADYDDPRLDDPKVKAVLDRLRSWRQDETNTLTSGRSKLATGVAVFTTGRVGMAGPFGRWVVPEYRRIRDFDWDYAPLPRGAAEGNVIATVSWSMAKQSRNKESAWKLIRWLTGPEAQISGAKLGLAIPTIRSVAESPAFLDASKKPLNNQGFLDPAPAAQVVDWPANPRFEQLLGATLDRSLKVGDQTVQQSVDDFNRMWTAETTSPLARAGFEPFPWAPLGWALSLCAFIAIAILAWFALRPHGDLGATREARWGWLLVSPWVLGFIVFMAFPIVMSLLLGFAKWRGVSTLDQATWVGWGNYRQLLGHDERFIASLKVTLYYTIIVVPGGQILALLAALLMNQKIRGIHFFRAAWYLPSVLAGVGVAVLWRWVFDTDGGLMNAALRPLLHVFGATPPDWFGRDAAVWGAPAFAIMGFWMVGGGMMIYLAGLQGVPEELHEAARIDGVGAVGRFFRVTLPMLSPVILFNVVMSIIACFQVFTQAFIMTGGEPGDLTRFYVLYLYNQAFEFYEMGYASAMAWILLLITLFFTMITLRGSRSLVHYEGLRR
- a CDS encoding alpha-glucosidase C-terminal domain-containing protein, whose translation is MRRATRLIAFRLLSIAAIGSLCFAARIAPPEEFPPKAPIVAKSAEPIPGSLPPSLTAVKAAGKRWRVDFTFKPQEPNPKSVSLAGSFNTWNKLATPMRRAPDGAWTASVELPEGVTLYKFVVDGEQWFADPANPEGDPDGNGGRNSVLRLGDAALLRQAQGVRGDGKINAAALGHDPARAQDREHRRDDSWAIRYRTLAEDVDSVNLATRELGSFPMRRVGRLDSFDWWEVVLPRPRSRTDYTFLISDGATQLRDAEIYSLDPAAASSFVTPDWAKNAVWYHIMVDRFRNGDASNDPQNTRPWRSEWYATSPWEGANGETFYNHFVFGRMYGGDIAGMTQALPYLKELGVNALYLLPMFEASTPHKYNATNYLHIDDAFGKQGGYAKAAAVEDLLDSKTWTWTESDKQFLAFLKEAKKQGFKVIIDGVFNHVGTHHPAFLDVKKNGRESRFADWFNIKSWDPFDYEGWFGHSELPTFRKDEEHGIASDSARRHILEVTRRWMDPNGDGDPSDGIDGWRLDVPNEIPMSFWREWRTLVKKINPQAYITGEIWTRADAWLDGNAFDAVMNYEFCKPAIEWIINRTTRITPSELDAHLAKLRLAYPAEATYAMQNLLDSHDTDRIVSMARNPDRVYNENNREQSVTTYDASKPREEDYRRVRLLALLQMTYVGAPMIWYGTEAGMWGSGDPNNRKPMLWKDHEPYEQPEDNHVMGEQLAYYKSVTALRNNHSALRTGSFQTVLTDDAKNVWVFLRSDASEQVLVALNASDQGAMVELPAEIGEGWSLIFGSQVEKTKFPAVTIPATAGCVWVRPAPK
- a CDS encoding 4-alpha-glucanotransferase, producing MSTSIFDHRQAGVLLHLGSVPGPHGIGDLGPQAFRVADWIAASGSTLWQMLPVGPVGKGDSPYSATSSFAIEPLFLSLEELARKGLLSRESLKAPASLGRGKTDYTRARAFKWPRFLEAFERFTRKGGIRSASFQKFRRDHRNWLPGWCDFASRQDGREPALHAFVQFMLAEQWQRLRRHCSKRGVHLIGDLPIFVSLDSADVCDHPELFRLDAKGRPEVVTGVPPDCFSKDGQLWEHPHYRWPAHRRQRFAWWISRVRIALNRFDALRIDHFVGLNHAYEIPGAARTARKGEWRPTPGRELLTAIRKKLGVLPLIAEDLGALTPAAEKLRDDFGLPGMKLLHNAFYGPNSGDLPHRHPKRSVIYPGTHDNDTTRGWWQGLAPPARARFLALSGADSSRPEKAMIRMAYGSPANTAIVAAQDLLGLERRDRMNVPGVAVGNWSWRLEPGALRAPMAARLRKLALDSGRLAL
- the glgP gene encoding alpha-glucan family phosphorylase gives rise to the protein MAHPDTPSAKMRSNLSPATVTPLKRKPASQKVAITPKDAKALEGLERDLHNIAADLWWSWNEIGRRPFAALDPSTWEASGHNPLAVLARLDHSMFATRCQEPEFVGMIRAARDAQKIYHSTEPWFERTAPAGSSTLHVAYFCSEFAIHESLQQYAGGLGVLAGDHMKSASDLGVPITGVGLLYQRGYYLQQLRTDGSTRVIEPYWSTEQMPLTDEKLVIRVPLGNRKVRAKIWSMRIGRVRIMLLDTDLKANKKRDRRLTEGLYKGEPALRLRQQVLLGVGGVIALRELRLKPTVFHLNEGHAAFASVTRLAALVDDGVSIEKAIEQVRGSTVFTTHTPVPAGHDRYDAEEVADLMEPCWKKAGLARRAFLEMGSENPNDPKATFCMTVLALRTAQFVNGVAALHGRVSREMWQGVFGAADAALVPIGHVTNGVHARTWLAPEAEAFWKKHIGLDLDRIETGEDPWKSVPNVDPAALWQLRSDLRNRLVHFIRERLLMQAMRRGDAPDPALRSLHAFDPAALTIGFARRFATYKRAPLIFRDAERLRRILGDAKRPVQIVFAGKAHPRDKDGQAYAAQVHHWATESGFEGRIVLLEEYDMHVGRMLVSGCDVWLNNPLRPYEASGTSGMKPPMHGGINLSILDGWWPEACDGTNGWAIGDGREGTDREEQDRIDAESLYGLLENEVVPDFFDRDHGGVPQRWLQRCIRSAATIPGRFNSHRMVAEYLEKSYLPALESSKQK
- a CDS encoding alpha amylase C-terminal domain-containing protein encodes the protein MPTKKHSIAANVFAALVAAVCLSSAFAAQLSPSSRPGVGAIPYFVSSSNKGVTFRTWAPNAQAVSVAGSFNFYSNTAHMLGSEGNGWWSGDVPNVVANAQYKFAVKYNNVYTQKNDPRARRLTNSVGNSVVYDPNSYTWVNNNFQIDNWNELIIYEMHIGAFWVPDGSAPGTFIDAIAKLDHIQSLGVNCVELLPINEFPGDLSWGYNLSYPFSVESIYGNPNDLKKFVDECHARGIAVLNDVVYNHLGPNDLDMWKFDGWNANNLGGIFFYNDTTHATTPWGNTRMDYSRGEVRQYIRDNAMMWLDEFRMDGLRWDGTKYIRRTDQFGIDIPEGWSLLQWCNNEIDAAYPGKLSIAEDFDDNDWVTKPTGAGGAGFDTQWDWFVHSIRSVVEETSDANRSMASVRDIILQNYNGVHTQRIIYTESHDEDANGKSRVPSEISPAAPGNWYARKRSTLAAAVAFFSPGIPMMFMGQEFLEDGYFDPNDPLDWSKTTTYAGILQLYKDMIALRRNLNGETRGLTGASTNVFHVNDWNKVIAWHRWENGGGGDDVVVLANFSTWPLTNYRIGLPRPGMWRCRMNSDWNGYSSDYANTLCVDIEADGGPYDGMPYSGNFNAGAYSFIVYSQDGASQGNPSDLNGDCVVDSGDLGLLLLDFGPCPGCASDLDGSGEVDGGDVGVLLLDYDWTCS